From Mycolicibacterium nivoides, a single genomic window includes:
- a CDS encoding DUF5994 family protein, with amino-acid sequence MTPQQTRRNDQDSIVPARTPRLRLKPKAPQSGYVDGAWWPHTDDLSTELPDLLAVLSVRLGRIDRVLYHLSAWAKAPRKLITGGRAVRLDGYRRQPINTVEVLGLDGDRITLLVIPPHTDADDAHRTMMTAAQPHNAATVDGLLMISQRDRDRRTQASTAQERWESEGGTTASPRLAPQRG; translated from the coding sequence ATGACGCCACAGCAGACACGCAGAAATGATCAGGACTCCATCGTGCCGGCGCGTACGCCGCGCCTGCGGTTGAAGCCCAAAGCACCACAAAGTGGCTATGTCGACGGGGCGTGGTGGCCGCACACAGATGACCTCAGCACAGAGCTGCCAGACCTGTTGGCCGTGCTCTCAGTGCGACTGGGCCGCATCGACCGGGTGCTGTATCACCTGAGCGCATGGGCGAAAGCGCCACGAAAGCTCATCACCGGAGGGCGGGCGGTACGCCTGGATGGGTATCGGCGACAGCCGATCAACACCGTCGAAGTTCTCGGGCTCGACGGTGACCGGATCACGCTACTGGTGATTCCTCCCCACACCGATGCCGACGACGCACACCGCACCATGATGACCGCGGCGCAACCCCACAACGCCGCGACCGTCGACGGATTGCTCATGATCAGCCAACGAGACCGGGACAGACGCACCCAGGCATCCACTGCTCAAGAACGCTGGGAATCAGAAGGCGGAACAACGGCTTCCCCACGTTTGGCACCGCAACGCGGCTGA